The DNA segment TTTAAAATTTcgtatatacaaaaaaaaaaaaaaaaaaaaaaaatcccctaAGGCAGACCTGAATTAGAAGGGCCAGTGAAGCTTCAGATATAGGATGGTTATtaagaataaaaataagaaaCATAAGCACGCACCAAATATTTAATAATCTCCAATGACAAAAAGTGCTGAATTTCATTCTTAACATGATTCCAAAGAAAAAGGCTAAACTGGGAAAAGATTTAGTAATATTATGAAATCAAAATGAGAAAATTAGAAGAAACGACATACTGAGATTTGAAACTAAACTGGAATTCTTCTGTAAACTCGCTATGAAACCAGACCGGGCAGAGGCATCTTAAATAGACAGGCCAATAGCCTCATCGACATACTGTGATTAGGTAATAGAAAAGTTTCTAAAACCAAACTGACAGATATTTACAAGTCGAATGAGAAACAAGAGAAGAAAGTGAACTAAGATTTAACTTCTAAATCAAATACCCTTAATAATGAAAATGCAGCTTCTCATACTCAAATGGAAGCCTTTTATCCTATGGGGAAAAGAAGacgatgaaaaagaaaaatactacaGTAGTCTAGAATGATTTGAGCAGCCCAGCAGATGAAAGACCATCGGCATGCACAGTAAACCAAGAAGCCCTTTTGTGAACCATTTCATCCACAGGCACCGACTTCTTCAAGTGTCTCGCCAACAAAACTATACCTATGATTCAGAATAATTAGGAGCGGAATCATCTTGCTAGATGGAGAATCACATGCTACCTTCTGTTCTAAGCCTTTTACGAGCGTGATCATAATTATCTGGACTAATTAATGTTGTAGCAATGGTTCCACTACTTGGGCATTTTGCAATATCAAGCTGCACTTTAACGTTGGCCTGTGATAAATCAACTCCCATAGATGCTAGTGTCTGGTTTAAGGTACTCAGCAACCTGTTCAACAGCAAGACCCAATATGTCACCAAATATAATCCAAAATCAGCAGCAGCATAACATAATGCAGATCAACAAGCAAGTTCGAACCAAAACATGCCACAGGCCCACAAGGTCCGGACGGCTACTCATGTCAGAATAATATATACATTAGTTTGTTATTCATTTGTTCATTGTAATGAGAAGTCTGGAAAAAGTTAAAGTTGAGGCTCAAACCTCAACTTCCAGAGATCTGCTTGTTATTTGGAGGCGAATTCAGGATTTGAATTTGATGGATTTGACTTTTAAAGTTCGCAGCACTAAACTCACTGTACCTTTGAATATTATGGGTTCAGAATCTATTATTtgttctcacacacacacataccatatatatatatatatatatatatatatatatatatatatatatatatatatatatatatatatatatattccgggatggaaaATATTGGGTTCAAATGAACCCGTAGCTCAAAAGCTACATCCGGCTCTGTTGTTAAACATAATACGTGTAGATAAACCTAGATTTCTATTTGATGGCTCAGGTAGAAAAGTTGGGGAGCCATGATATGTGCAGGGAAACCGGATTAATATTTGATTGCTTAGGTAAACAAGTTGGGTCACAAAATATGAGGACTTCCTTCAGGCCAATGAAATCTTTTCTGGTTAGGTACTTTATTCACAGAAAAGAATGGAGACGATGCTGCAGGTTTTACAAAAGCCATGCCTTGGAGCTCAAACAGGCTACAGTTTGCATCAAGTCTACTAGCTAATAACCACGTGACACATTAAACAAATCTGCCACTAGGCCAACTGGATCCAAGGGACTTAAAGTGATACTACTTCACATGCCTACTTCGTAGGTGTAATACAAGTTTGGTGCCATTACCAAAATTAGTGAAAATCCATGTCAAAGTTAATTGAAGTCCTGAACAATCATCTTACCTTTGAGAATACACATTTGAGATGCCAGCTTCTTCACCATCAACTTTCACTTCTTCCTGATCATTTCTACCATAGCTCGGAACATCAGAGTCGATTGCATCCTGTTTACCTGGCCAATATAATGATTGCGGCTGGGAAGTGCAATGCTCAGCATCAGGAGACAATTGAGAAGGTTGAACAGACGCATTTTCAAATAGATTACACTGCAGTGGCATGCTAAAGGCAACTGCTTCATTCGCTTCCATATGGGGATCATCTGTATATAAAGCAGCGGCACTCAAGTTCGGTTCTACAGAGTTCTGTGCACTTGTAAGTAACGTCGGGTTAATGACAATATTATCTTCATGAGTAGAGCCATTTCTGATTATTTGAGACTGTTCTACAAAGCCTTCGACAGGCCCAGAAGTGCCTCTCTGTCAACAATAAGAGAAAAACATTAGTTTCACTTTCAGAATAAGCACTACTGCAAACATCCTAAAGTTGTGCATCACTTCTTCCTAAAACAGCCTGAACTTGGGTAATTAGGCTTTCAAgggaggaaaaggaaaagaaaatgttaCGCCTCCGTTTGAACCGTAGGCAGGAGTTTCTGATAAAAAACAGCTAAAATCTGAATTTTTCCCTACTTGGAGAGCATTAGGAATAACTACTGAATTACGAATTTATTGAACAGCAACTGGGGAATACAGtacatatttttactttaattactGTTCAGAGAATAATATCTGCAGAGAAATTAAAGTACTCACTCAAATGATTTTATATAGGCGCAGTTTAATACTCCTGGATcaaacaaattttgttttcaaatagtccactgatttcattattttctaaaattaaagATTACTGCACCAAGGCATGCGATAATGACGAATATTCTCAAGAAAAAGAATAATAAGAAAGAAACTGCTGTCATTGAAAAAGAAGGAATGACATGGTTCCAATTTTCTTTTAAGAGTATTTGAGAAGAGATTTGCCAAGCCAATATACCACTACCACACAATGGTATGCAGGAAAAAGCACGGGTTTAATACATGAAGCCTTTCTGCTAGGTTTATCATAATGTCTTGCCACTTACGAAAACAATATGACGATTCAAGGAGATGCTGatctcaaaagaaaaaaagaaaaagggaaaaacgcCTAACTACCTGACGAAAATCGAAAGTTAGCTTCTTCTTTCTGTAACCAGCAGAGGAGTTGAGAATTGAATGAAAAGTTAAAATAGAAGCTTTGCTTTTATAGGCAACAGGCATGATCGCTACTGTCGGTTACCAAAACGGAAAGGGTTTTTTCAAGAATGAAGTCTTAAGAGCGGGAATCCTAATTTCCTTTAAATTTGGAGAAGAGCTCCATATCAAAAATCATTttaactaacaacaacaacagtataatcccacaactagggtatggggagggtagtgtgtacgcagaactTACCCCTACatggtagagaggttgtttctgatagacctcggctcaaggaaagaaaaaagaaagcagtaacaaccaacaatagcaacagcaagataataagaaaacatGTAGTAATAAAGATTACCAATAACAGAATACAAGGCTATATGGGAAGACACAcactcgactacctactaaccttctaccctaattctcgCCCTCCACACTTTCTTAACAAGGATTatgtcctcagtgagctgaagCAACGCAACGTCCTGCCTAATTACCTCTCCGGCTCTCTCCAGTACTTCTTTGGCTTACCTCAACCTCTCTTTAAACCAACcgaggccaacctctcacacctcctcacaaGGGCATTTGTGCTCCTCTTCTTTACATGCCCAAACCACCTAAGCCTCACTCCGTACAACATGGTAGGTCTAACAACCACTCTGTAAAACTTACCGTTAAGTTTAGGtagcacattcttatcacataaaacacCGGACGCGAGTCTCCATTTACCCACCCTGCTcatcctcatcaatctccccatttcCTTAGATaatcgacccaaggtacttgaaactataTATCTTAAGGATTGTTATTGA comes from the Nicotiana tabacum cultivar K326 chromosome 14, ASM71507v2, whole genome shotgun sequence genome and includes:
- the LOC107796326 gene encoding transcription factor BIM2, which encodes MVRTVKTHHEDDEEDDEEFSSRTPDGSSQKGKSNDRKGNSHRSKHSETEQRRRIKINERFQALRDLIPENDQKRDRASFLLEVIQYIQFLQEKLQWYEGTHQGWSAEPSKLMPWRGTSGPVEGFVEQSQIIRNGSTHEDNIVINPTLLTSAQNSVEPNLSAAALYTDDPHMEANEAVAFSMPLQCNLFENASVQPSQLSPDAEHCTSQPQSLYWPGKQDAIDSDVPSYGRNDQEEVKVDGEEAGISNVYSQRLLSTLNQTLASMGVDLSQANVKVQLDIAKCPSSGTIATTLISPDNYDHARKRLRTEGSM